From the Leucobacter tenebrionis genome, one window contains:
- a CDS encoding GNAT family N-acetyltransferase: MALEHPGTLRGRLVTLEPLSLDHRDELADAVRDGELWRLWYTRIPAPDRMDAEIRRRLALQDQGSMLPFTARRNDTGRAIGMTTFMNIDAATPRVEIGSTWNAASSQGTGTNPESKLLLLGHAFDAWGCTAVEFRTDFHNHQSRAAIARLGAKQDGILRAHLKPEAGYVRDTVVFSITRPEWPGVRLGLEHRVAGHLPGDPASPRLG, from the coding sequence ATGGCACTCGAACACCCGGGCACCCTCCGCGGCCGCCTCGTCACCCTCGAACCGCTCTCGCTCGATCACCGCGACGAACTGGCCGACGCCGTGCGCGACGGGGAGCTGTGGCGCCTGTGGTACACGCGGATCCCGGCGCCCGATCGCATGGATGCCGAGATCCGCCGCCGACTCGCGCTGCAGGATCAGGGCAGCATGCTGCCCTTCACCGCTCGCCGCAACGACACCGGGCGCGCGATCGGCATGACGACCTTCATGAACATCGATGCGGCGACGCCGCGGGTCGAGATCGGTTCCACGTGGAACGCCGCGAGTTCTCAGGGCACGGGCACCAACCCCGAATCGAAGCTGCTGCTGCTCGGCCACGCCTTCGACGCGTGGGGCTGCACGGCCGTCGAGTTCCGCACCGACTTCCACAATCACCAGTCGCGCGCGGCGATCGCGCGGCTCGGGGCGAAGCAGGACGGGATCCTGCGCGCCCACCTCAAACCCGAGGCCGGCTACGTGCGCGACACGGTGGTGTTCTCGATCACCCGGCCGGAGTGGCCGGGTGTGCGCCTCGGGCTCGAGCACCGGGTCGCCGGGCACCTCCCCGGGGATCCGGCCTCGCCGCGACTCGGCTGA
- a CDS encoding MFS transporter produces MTSTALRADTVPGINYRVLLGSLSGSVIEWFDFLVYGTVAALVFNKLYFPSDNEFVSTMLAFVSFSLTFFFRPLGGIIFSHIGDRIGRKKTLFITLTLMGGGTVAIGLLPDYAAIGIAAPILLICFRILQGLGIGGEWGGALLLAYEYAPKNRRGLYGAVPQMGISLGMLLAAGVVALLTQLPDGQFMTWGWRVPFVASIVLVFVGLWIRNGLDETPEFKRVQETGARLKLPIKEVITKHWGAVLVSIGAKAAETGPFYIFGTYVVAYATDILGARDNVVLLAVAAAALVATIWMPIFGSISDRVSRAALYRWSACTTIVLVVPYYLILNTGETWALFVATILGFGFLWGSVNAILGTLIAENFAPEVRYTGASLGYQLGAAIFGGTAPLIGAWLLEISGGEWWPIAIYVAVCAGISIVASFFIKRVAHVEDEQAKDPIARSAQIA; encoded by the coding sequence ATGACGAGCACCGCACTCCGGGCCGATACGGTGCCGGGGATCAACTACCGTGTACTCCTCGGCAGCCTCAGCGGCAGCGTGATCGAGTGGTTCGACTTCCTGGTCTACGGCACGGTCGCAGCGCTGGTCTTCAACAAGCTCTACTTCCCGAGCGACAACGAGTTCGTCTCCACGATGCTCGCCTTCGTGTCGTTCTCGCTGACCTTCTTCTTCCGCCCGCTCGGCGGCATCATCTTCTCCCACATCGGCGATCGCATCGGCCGCAAGAAGACCCTCTTCATCACCCTGACCCTGATGGGCGGCGGCACGGTCGCGATCGGCCTGCTGCCCGACTACGCCGCGATCGGGATCGCGGCCCCGATCCTGCTCATCTGCTTCCGCATCCTGCAGGGCCTCGGCATCGGCGGCGAGTGGGGCGGCGCCCTGCTGCTCGCCTACGAGTACGCCCCCAAGAACCGCCGCGGCCTATACGGCGCGGTGCCCCAGATGGGCATCAGCCTCGGCATGCTGCTCGCCGCCGGCGTCGTCGCGCTGCTCACCCAGCTGCCCGACGGCCAGTTCATGACCTGGGGCTGGCGCGTGCCGTTCGTCGCCAGCATCGTGCTCGTGTTCGTCGGCCTGTGGATCCGCAACGGCCTCGACGAGACCCCCGAGTTCAAGCGCGTGCAGGAAACCGGGGCGCGGCTCAAGCTGCCGATCAAGGAGGTCATCACGAAGCACTGGGGCGCCGTGCTCGTCTCGATCGGCGCCAAGGCCGCCGAGACCGGCCCGTTCTACATCTTCGGCACCTACGTCGTGGCCTACGCCACCGACATCCTCGGCGCACGCGACAACGTCGTGCTGCTCGCCGTCGCCGCGGCCGCCCTCGTCGCGACGATCTGGATGCCGATCTTCGGCAGCATCTCCGACCGCGTCTCCCGCGCGGCCCTCTACCGCTGGTCGGCCTGCACCACCATCGTGCTCGTGGTGCCCTACTACCTGATCCTCAACACTGGCGAGACCTGGGCGCTGTTCGTCGCGACGATCCTCGGCTTCGGCTTCCTATGGGGCAGCGTGAACGCGATCCTCGGCACCCTCATCGCCGAGAACTTCGCCCCCGAGGTGCGCTACACCGGCGCGTCCCTCGGCTACCAGCTCGGCGCGGCGATCTTCGGCGGCACGGCTCCCCTCATCGGCGCCTGGCTGCTCGAGATCAGCGGGGGCGAGTGGTGGCCGATCGCGATCTACGTCGCCGTCTGCGCCGGTATCTCGATCGTGGCCTCGTTCTTCATCAAGCGTGTCGCCCACGTCGAGGACGAGCAGGCGAAGGATCCGATCGCGCGCTCCGCGCAGATCGCGTAG
- a CDS encoding alpha/beta hydrolase translates to MRRGSVREGRALQLVAACALAAAGAVWLPRSEPVEPPHAAVVEQPLVVEQAAGERGGEMRITDTEIEGPAAGRDPGLPNRVGSSAVPVRTYEPDGAAWATLVWAHGGSFSRGNLDWPEADWAARRFAEAGIRVHSVDYALASDTVKAPAPVADVSAVVRWAGAEDGVHPLVVGGASAGAHLAVLAALSGADAAGGRPIAALLLEYPTLHRTQRFDPELDAATAVLPAQRRFGAERIAGMYDFYLGDPGEATAAGAVIAGEQPPERLAVLPPLIIVNADADDLRASSEQFADQLRAAGVPVVEAVQPATVHGYLNRPDESAQARIDAQQSIDRFVAELRLILVPNGE, encoded by the coding sequence GTGCGTCGAGGCTCCGTCCGAGAGGGCAGGGCCCTCCAGCTGGTGGCTGCGTGCGCGCTCGCCGCAGCGGGTGCGGTGTGGCTGCCGCGCAGCGAGCCGGTCGAGCCGCCGCACGCGGCGGTAGTCGAGCAGCCGCTGGTCGTCGAGCAGGCGGCGGGCGAGAGGGGCGGGGAGATGCGGATCACCGACACCGAGATCGAGGGCCCCGCTGCCGGGCGCGATCCGGGCCTGCCGAACCGGGTCGGCTCCTCCGCCGTGCCGGTGCGCACCTACGAACCCGATGGTGCGGCGTGGGCGACGCTCGTGTGGGCGCACGGCGGCTCGTTCTCGCGCGGCAACCTCGACTGGCCAGAGGCCGACTGGGCAGCGCGCCGCTTCGCCGAGGCCGGGATCCGCGTGCACTCCGTCGACTATGCGCTCGCGAGTGACACCGTGAAGGCGCCGGCACCCGTCGCCGACGTCTCCGCAGTGGTGCGCTGGGCAGGGGCGGAGGACGGCGTGCACCCCCTCGTCGTGGGCGGGGCGAGCGCGGGCGCGCACCTGGCCGTGCTCGCGGCACTCTCCGGAGCCGACGCCGCGGGCGGGCGTCCGATCGCAGCGCTGCTGCTGGAATACCCCACCCTGCACCGGACGCAGCGCTTCGACCCCGAGCTCGACGCGGCAACGGCCGTCCTCCCCGCTCAGCGCCGCTTCGGCGCTGAGCGCATCGCGGGCATGTACGACTTCTACCTGGGCGACCCGGGTGAGGCGACTGCGGCGGGCGCCGTGATCGCGGGCGAGCAGCCGCCCGAGCGGCTGGCGGTGCTGCCCCCGTTGATCATCGTGAACGCGGATGCCGACGATCTGCGGGCGTCGAGCGAGCAGTTCGCGGATCAGCTGCGCGCGGCGGGGGTTCCCGTCGTCGAGGCGGTGCAGCCGGCGACGGTGCACGGATACCTCAACCGCCCGGACGAGTCGGCGCAGGCGCGGATCGACGCGCAGCAGAGCATCGACCGCTTCGTCGCCGAGCTGCGGCTGATCCTCGTTCCGAACGGCGAGTAG
- a CDS encoding lipoate--protein ligase family protein translates to MHGEYKVPGGKLVVVDFDVVDGRISGFNLSGDFFLEPDDALATINGAVEGLNPSSTIEEVGNAIRKALPAEVHLLGFTPDSVGVAIRRAVTGAAHWRDYDWQILHEPPVAPVLNAALDEVLTAAVGEGLRGPTLRIWEWNAPAVFIGSFQSVKNEVDEEQAAAHGAQIVRRISGGGAMYMAPEACITYALYVPGELVRGMSFADSYAYLDEWVLEALQALGIDAHYKPLNDITSPQGKIGGAAQKRLGSGAVLHHVTMAYDMDPAAMTQVLRIGREKLSDKGTTSAQKRVDPLRSQTGLTREAIIEKMIAVFKQRHGGTDGEVTEGEWDAAERLVEKKFLTEAWIRRVP, encoded by the coding sequence ATGCACGGTGAGTACAAGGTCCCCGGCGGCAAGCTGGTGGTCGTCGACTTCGACGTGGTCGACGGGCGCATCAGCGGATTCAATCTCTCGGGCGATTTCTTCCTTGAACCCGACGACGCGCTCGCCACGATCAACGGCGCCGTCGAGGGGTTGAATCCGTCGAGCACCATCGAGGAGGTGGGCAACGCGATCCGCAAGGCCCTCCCCGCCGAGGTGCACCTGCTCGGATTCACGCCCGATTCGGTGGGCGTCGCGATCCGCCGCGCCGTGACCGGTGCCGCGCACTGGCGCGACTACGACTGGCAGATCCTCCACGAACCGCCGGTCGCCCCCGTGCTGAACGCCGCGCTCGACGAGGTGCTCACGGCCGCGGTAGGCGAGGGCCTACGCGGCCCGACGCTGCGCATCTGGGAGTGGAACGCGCCCGCCGTGTTCATCGGCAGCTTCCAGTCCGTGAAGAACGAGGTCGACGAGGAGCAGGCCGCGGCGCACGGAGCTCAGATCGTGCGGCGCATCTCCGGCGGCGGCGCGATGTACATGGCGCCCGAGGCGTGCATCACCTACGCGCTGTACGTTCCGGGCGAGCTGGTGCGCGGCATGAGCTTCGCCGATTCGTACGCGTACCTCGACGAGTGGGTACTCGAGGCGCTGCAGGCGCTCGGCATCGACGCCCACTACAAGCCGCTCAACGACATCACGAGCCCGCAGGGCAAGATCGGCGGCGCGGCTCAGAAGCGGCTCGGATCGGGCGCTGTGCTGCATCACGTCACGATGGCCTACGACATGGACCCCGCGGCGATGACCCAGGTGCTGCGCATCGGACGCGAGAAGCTCTCGGACAAGGGCACCACGAGCGCGCAGAAGCGGGTCGATCCCCTGCGCAGCCAGACCGGCCTCACACGCGAGGCGATCATCGAGAAGATGATCGCGGTGTTCAAGCAGCGGCACGGCGGCACCGACGGCGAGGTCACCGAGGGCGAGTGGGACGCGGCTGAGCGGCTGGTCGAGAAGAAGTTCCTCACGGAGGCGTGGATCCGCCGCGTGCCGTAG
- a CDS encoding YciI family protein, whose protein sequence is MRFMLLLHRRESELLQRAPEWIEEVVEYLARFEDELLSRSELEWTETLDSDAHAEVVGPGGERRDGWYNEAGKPLRRLWVVRVPDRARAHELAGQLAGELDTWVEVRECMPGAQRP, encoded by the coding sequence ATGCGTTTCATGCTTCTGCTGCACCGCCGAGAATCCGAGCTGCTGCAGCGCGCTCCGGAGTGGATCGAGGAGGTCGTCGAGTACCTCGCGCGGTTCGAGGACGAGCTGCTGAGCCGCTCGGAGCTCGAGTGGACCGAGACGCTCGACAGCGATGCGCACGCCGAGGTCGTCGGGCCGGGCGGCGAGCGTCGCGACGGCTGGTACAACGAGGCGGGCAAACCGCTGCGGCGGCTCTGGGTGGTGCGGGTGCCCGATCGCGCCCGCGCGCACGAGCTCGCCGGGCAGCTGGCGGGCGAACTCGACACCTGGGTCGAGGTGCGGGAGTGCATGCCGGGGGCGCAGCGGCCCTGA
- a CDS encoding amidohydrolase: protein MSTNTTIYRNATVFTGDAAVAPRESFAVRDGRILAAGDLDAVRLAAGEAEEVDLGGALVTPGVIEGHSHMLMLGEALSKVQLRDAKTVAEVQERLAAARAANPEATRILGVSWLFDIFEEGERPTAAMLDAAVPDVPVILDANDLHSAWVNSAALEAMGITRDTPDPVGGEIVRDEHGDATGFLIETAAVKYAWGYLDEVMTDADRDRYLAAAFDAYLETGVTGATEMSFGRPDLEAYRRILDRDGRLPFPVNAHWMLTATGDLESDLAQIDEVVRVRDEVAAQYGDDWLRIAGVKFILDGVIDACTAAMRAPYENGEMPGPIWEREFALPTAVAADAAGLQLALHAIGDEASTIALDMVQECIRVNGPRADRRPRVEHLESVADDTIARMAALGVTASMQPVHCDPAIIDNWMAQLGDERAHTGFPWHKFRDAGVPLALGTDAPTAPHEAPNNLFIALTAKSVLDRAREPYQPERIFTPADALEALTLGTAYATRRDDEAGRIAAGYRATVVVWSANALTDSPEKLLDTEAAITMVDGEIVHRGGE from the coding sequence ATGAGCACGAACACCACGATCTACCGCAACGCCACGGTCTTCACCGGAGACGCCGCCGTCGCTCCCCGCGAGAGCTTCGCGGTGCGCGACGGCCGGATCCTCGCCGCAGGAGACCTCGATGCCGTGCGCCTCGCAGCGGGCGAGGCCGAGGAGGTCGACCTCGGCGGCGCGCTCGTCACCCCCGGCGTGATCGAGGGCCACTCCCACATGCTCATGCTCGGCGAGGCGCTGTCGAAGGTGCAGCTGCGCGACGCGAAGACGGTCGCCGAGGTTCAGGAGCGCCTGGCCGCCGCCCGGGCGGCGAACCCGGAGGCGACCCGGATCCTCGGCGTCAGCTGGCTCTTCGACATCTTCGAGGAGGGCGAGCGCCCCACCGCCGCCATGCTCGATGCGGCCGTGCCCGACGTGCCCGTCATCCTCGACGCCAACGACCTGCACTCGGCCTGGGTGAACTCCGCCGCGCTCGAGGCGATGGGCATCACCCGCGACACCCCCGATCCGGTCGGCGGCGAGATCGTGCGCGACGAGCACGGCGACGCCACCGGCTTCCTCATCGAGACCGCCGCCGTGAAGTACGCGTGGGGTTACCTCGACGAGGTGATGACCGACGCGGATCGCGATCGCTACCTCGCGGCCGCCTTCGACGCGTACCTCGAGACGGGCGTCACGGGCGCCACCGAGATGTCGTTCGGGCGCCCCGACCTCGAGGCCTACCGCCGCATCCTCGACCGCGACGGGCGGCTCCCCTTCCCGGTGAACGCGCACTGGATGCTCACTGCGACGGGCGACCTCGAGAGCGATCTGGCGCAGATCGACGAGGTGGTGCGCGTCCGCGACGAGGTCGCGGCGCAGTACGGCGACGACTGGCTGCGGATCGCGGGCGTGAAGTTCATCCTCGACGGCGTGATCGATGCCTGCACCGCGGCGATGCGGGCGCCCTACGAGAACGGCGAGATGCCCGGCCCGATCTGGGAGCGCGAGTTCGCACTGCCCACCGCGGTCGCGGCCGACGCGGCCGGGCTGCAGCTCGCGCTGCACGCGATCGGCGACGAGGCGAGCACGATCGCACTCGACATGGTGCAGGAGTGCATCAGGGTGAACGGTCCCCGCGCGGATCGCCGGCCCCGAGTCGAGCACCTCGAGTCGGTGGCCGACGACACGATCGCGCGCATGGCGGCCCTCGGTGTGACGGCGTCGATGCAGCCCGTGCACTGCGACCCGGCGATCATCGACAACTGGATGGCGCAGCTCGGCGACGAGCGGGCGCACACGGGCTTCCCGTGGCACAAGTTCCGCGATGCGGGGGTGCCGCTCGCTCTCGGCACCGACGCGCCGACCGCGCCGCACGAGGCCCCGAACAACCTCTTCATCGCCCTCACCGCGAAGTCGGTGCTCGACCGGGCCCGCGAGCCGTACCAGCCCGAGCGCATCTTCACACCCGCCGACGCGCTCGAGGCGCTCACCCTCGGCACCGCGTACGCGACGCGGCGCGACGATGAGGCGGGGCGGATCGCGGCCGGATACCGGGCCACCGTCGTGGTCTGGTCGGCCAACGCGCTGACAGACTCGCCCGAGAAACTGCTCGACACGGAGGCCGCGATCACGATGGTCGACGGCGAGATCGTGCACCGTGGCGGGGAGTAG
- a CDS encoding alpha/beta fold hydrolase has translation MTEANGYTEFSYTDEYGVEIAAYEWAAAEPVGIVQISHGVGDHAKRYDAFARALTGAGFTVYADDHRGHGETGRAQHEGDLSKLGRLGPGGLRAAEAAILQLTGIARERHPGLPVVMFAHSWGSLMAQRILGEHPRAWDALVLSGTAFRTFKHMESGDLNAKWKSDDANGFEWLSRDPKTAEAFIADELCFAADIAKLFGVADSLRLFGKPGPGIPSDLPILIVSGGDDPLTRGDGLRQLADAYRKRGVRDVTVKIYPGARHETLNETNRDEVFADLITWIVDRVGAE, from the coding sequence ATGACCGAAGCGAACGGGTACACCGAGTTCAGCTACACCGATGAGTACGGCGTGGAGATCGCGGCGTACGAGTGGGCCGCCGCCGAGCCGGTGGGGATCGTGCAGATCTCGCACGGCGTCGGCGATCACGCGAAGCGCTACGACGCGTTCGCCCGCGCGCTGACCGGCGCCGGCTTCACCGTCTACGCCGACGACCACCGCGGTCACGGTGAGACGGGGCGGGCGCAGCACGAGGGCGACCTGTCGAAGCTCGGTCGCCTCGGCCCCGGCGGGCTGCGCGCTGCGGAGGCGGCGATCCTGCAGCTCACCGGGATCGCCCGCGAGCGGCACCCGGGCCTGCCCGTCGTCATGTTCGCCCATTCGTGGGGCTCGCTCATGGCGCAGCGCATCCTCGGCGAGCACCCGCGGGCCTGGGACGCCCTGGTGCTCTCGGGAACGGCCTTCCGCACCTTCAAGCACATGGAGAGCGGCGACCTCAACGCGAAGTGGAAGAGCGACGACGCCAACGGATTCGAGTGGCTGAGCCGCGACCCGAAGACCGCCGAGGCCTTCATCGCCGACGAGCTCTGCTTCGCGGCCGATATCGCGAAGCTCTTCGGCGTGGCCGATTCGCTGAGGCTGTTCGGCAAGCCGGGGCCGGGGATCCCGAGCGACCTGCCGATCCTCATCGTCTCCGGCGGCGACGATCCGCTCACCCGCGGCGACGGCCTGCGGCAGCTCGCCGACGCCTACCGCAAGCGCGGCGTGCGCGACGTCACGGTGAAGATCTATCCGGGGGCACGGCACGAGACGCTGAACGAGACCAATCGCGACGAGGTGTTCGCCGATCTCATCACGTGGATCGTGGATCGCGTCGGCGCCGAGTAA
- a CDS encoding quinone oxidoreductase family protein, with translation MRAITAEQSGGPEVLRITEEPDPRPAAGELLVETAATGVNFIETYQRSGLYRVEFPFTPGAEASGRVLEVGEGVEGFAPGDLITTAEARATYAERFVVSADAAVGVPDSVSAETAAALPLQGLTAHYLATSAANPREGETVLVHAGAGGVGLLLTQLLTARGVRVITTASTPEKRDLSHAAGASTVLDYEGFADRARELTDDEGVAVVYDGVGKSTFDDSLRALRVRGELVLFGAASGPVPPFDLQRLNSGGSLSVTRPSLGHFLRTPEERAWRYGELFDAIAAGQLDVRIGARFPLAEAADAHTALESRATTGKVILEP, from the coding sequence ATGCGAGCGATCACTGCGGAGCAGAGCGGCGGGCCCGAGGTGCTGAGGATCACGGAGGAGCCGGATCCCCGGCCGGCGGCCGGTGAGCTGCTCGTCGAGACCGCGGCCACGGGCGTTAACTTCATCGAGACCTACCAGCGCTCCGGCCTGTACCGGGTGGAGTTTCCGTTCACGCCGGGCGCGGAGGCCAGCGGCAGGGTGCTCGAGGTGGGCGAGGGCGTCGAGGGGTTCGCCCCCGGCGACCTGATCACCACGGCCGAGGCTCGGGCGACCTACGCCGAGCGCTTCGTGGTCTCGGCGGACGCTGCTGTCGGCGTACCCGACTCGGTCTCGGCTGAGACCGCCGCGGCTCTCCCGCTGCAGGGCCTCACCGCGCACTACCTCGCGACCTCCGCCGCGAATCCGCGGGAAGGCGAGACCGTGCTCGTGCACGCGGGGGCCGGCGGCGTCGGCCTGCTGCTCACCCAGCTGCTCACGGCTCGCGGGGTGCGCGTGATCACCACGGCCTCCACCCCCGAGAAGCGCGACCTCAGCCACGCCGCGGGGGCGAGCACCGTGCTCGACTACGAGGGCTTCGCCGACCGGGCACGCGAGCTCACCGACGACGAGGGCGTCGCCGTCGTGTACGACGGGGTGGGCAAGAGCACGTTCGACGACTCGCTGCGCGCACTGCGCGTGCGAGGCGAGCTCGTGCTGTTCGGCGCGGCGAGCGGCCCGGTGCCGCCGTTCGATCTGCAACGGCTCAACTCCGGCGGATCCCTCTCGGTCACCCGCCCCTCGCTCGGCCACTTCCTGCGGACCCCCGAGGAGCGTGCGTGGCGCTACGGCGAACTCTTCGATGCGATCGCGGCTGGCCAGCTCGACGTGCGCATCGGCGCCCGCTTCCCGCTCGCGGAGGCGGCCGATGCGCACACGGCGCTCGAGTCGCGCGCCACGACCGGCAAGGTGATCCTCGAGCCGTGA
- a CDS encoding alpha-hydroxy acid oxidase, which yields MKRQFPNPAELLELMQFKKPDLNGKRRRLESALTIADLQRIAKRRTPKAAFDYTDGAAEGELSLARARQAFEDIEFHPDILKPAEHVDTSTEILGGRSALPFGIAPTGFTRLMQTEGEIAGAGAAGAAGIPFTLSTLGTTSIEDVRAANPHGRNWFQLYVMRDREISYGLVERAAAAGFDTLMFTVDTPIAGARLRDKRNGFSIPPQLSLSTVINAIPRPWWWIDFLTTPKLEFASLSTTGGTVGDLLNAAMDPTISYEDLAVIREMWPGRIVIKGVQNVPDAVKLIDLGVDGIVLSNHGGRQLDRAPVPFHLLPKVVREVGRDATVMIDTGIMNGADIVASVALGAKFTLVGRAYLYGLMAGGRAGVDRMIAILRSEIERTMALLGVSSLEELEPRHVTQLSRLTPVPQAASEGIEQAG from the coding sequence ATGAAGCGGCAGTTCCCCAACCCGGCCGAGCTCCTAGAACTCATGCAGTTCAAGAAGCCCGACCTCAACGGCAAGCGGCGGCGACTCGAGTCGGCACTCACCATCGCCGATCTGCAGCGCATCGCGAAGCGCCGCACCCCGAAGGCCGCCTTCGACTACACCGACGGGGCCGCCGAGGGCGAGCTGTCGCTGGCGCGAGCCCGGCAGGCGTTCGAGGACATCGAGTTCCACCCCGACATCCTCAAGCCCGCCGAGCACGTCGACACCTCGACCGAGATTCTCGGCGGCCGCTCGGCACTGCCCTTCGGCATCGCCCCGACCGGCTTCACCCGCCTCATGCAGACGGAGGGCGAGATCGCGGGCGCGGGCGCGGCGGGCGCGGCGGGCATCCCGTTCACGCTCTCGACCCTGGGCACCACCTCGATCGAGGACGTGCGGGCCGCGAATCCCCACGGCCGCAACTGGTTCCAGCTCTACGTGATGCGCGACCGCGAGATCTCGTACGGCCTCGTCGAACGCGCCGCCGCGGCCGGTTTCGACACACTCATGTTCACTGTCGACACCCCGATCGCGGGGGCCCGCCTGCGCGATAAGCGCAACGGGTTCTCCATCCCGCCGCAGCTCTCGCTGAGCACGGTCATCAACGCGATCCCACGGCCGTGGTGGTGGATCGACTTCCTCACCACACCCAAGCTCGAGTTCGCCTCGCTCTCGACGACGGGCGGCACGGTGGGCGACCTGCTCAACGCGGCGATGGATCCCACCATCTCCTACGAGGACCTCGCGGTGATCCGCGAGATGTGGCCGGGCAGGATCGTGATCAAGGGCGTGCAGAACGTGCCCGACGCGGTGAAGCTCATCGACCTCGGCGTCGACGGCATCGTGCTCTCGAATCACGGCGGGCGCCAGCTCGACCGCGCCCCCGTGCCGTTCCATCTGCTGCCGAAGGTGGTGCGTGAGGTCGGCCGCGACGCGACCGTGATGATCGACACCGGGATCATGAACGGCGCCGACATCGTCGCCTCGGTCGCGCTCGGCGCCAAGTTCACGCTCGTGGGCCGCGCCTACCTCTACGGCCTCATGGCCGGTGGCCGCGCGGGCGTCGACCGGATGATCGCCATCCTGCGCAGCGAGATCGAGCGCACCATGGCCCTGCTCGGGGTGTCGTCGCTCGAGGAGCTCGAACCCCGGCACGTAACGCAGCTCAGCCGGCTGACCCCAGTCCCGCAGGCCGCGAGCGAGGGGATCGAGCAGGCCGGGTAG